In Populus alba chromosome 9, ASM523922v2, whole genome shotgun sequence, a genomic segment contains:
- the LOC118059069 gene encoding inositol-tetrakisphosphate 1-kinase 4, with translation MRIHGEMPPEKEEEEKVKSLSSSIQQPQKLVVVGYALTSKKKKSFLQPKLEVLARDKGILFVAIDLNRPLLDQGPFDVVLHKLLGKDWCGAIEDYRKKNPEVAVLDPPDAIEQLLNRQSMLNDVTDLNLSDSYGKVCVPRQMVINNDPSSIPHEVTRAGLKLPLVAKPLVVDGTAKSHEMFLAYDQFSLSELEPPLVLQEFVNHGGILFKVYIVGEAIKVVRRFSLPNVTKQELSKVEGVFRFPRVSSAAASADDADLDPSVAELPPLPLLEKLARELRRRLGLRLFNVDMIREHGTKDVFYVIDINYFPGYGKMPDYEHIFTDFLLSLMQSKYKNRPAQ, from the exons ATGAGGATACACGGAGAAATGCCACctgaaaaagaagaggaggagaaagTGAAGTCGTTGTCTTCATCTATACAACAGCCACAGAAACTGGTGGTGGTTGGGTATGCTTtaacatcaaagaaaaagaagagtttTTTGCAGCCAAAGCTTGAAGTTTTAGCCAG AGATAAGGGAATATTGTTCGTTGCTATTGATCTAAACAGGCCATTGCTGGATCAAGGTCCCTTCGATGTTGTTTTGCACAAG CTGTTGGGAAAGGATTGGTGCGGAGCTATTGAG gattacaggaaaaaaaatcctgAAGTAGCTGTCCTCGATCCTCCAGATGCTATAGAGCAGCTACTCAATCGGCAGTCCATGCTCAATGATGTGACTGATCTCAACTTATCTGACAGCTATG GCAAGGTCTGTGTTCCAAGGCAGATGGTAATTAATAACGATCCATCATCCATCCCTCATGAAGTTACCAGGGCTGGATTAAAGTTGCCACTAG TCGCAAAACCACTAGTTGTGGATGGAACTGCCAAGTCACATGAAATGTTTCTTGCTTATGATCAATTCTCCCTTTCAGAACTTGAACCTCCCTTAGTGTTGCAAGAGTTTGTTAATCATG GTGGCATTCTCTTCAAGGTTTATATCGTTGGTGAAGCCATAAAGGTTGTACGCCGATTCTCTCTACCTAACGTTACTAAGCAAGAGCTATCGAAAGTTGAAGGTGTTTTTCGTTTTCCAAGGGTTTCATCTGCTGCAGCTTCTGCAGATGATGCAGACCTTGACCCTTCTGTTGCTG AACTTCCTCCCCTTCCTTTACTGGAGAAGCTTGCAAGGGAGCTTCGTCGCCGACTG GGACTCCGATTGTTTAATGTAGATATGATCCGAGAGCATGGGACAAAAGATGTTTTTTACGTGATAGACATCAATTACTTTCCTG GGTACGGGAAAATGCCAGATTATGAGCACATTTTTACAGATTTCCTACTGAGCCTGATGCAGAGCAAGTATAAGAACAGACCTGCACAATAA